The following are from one region of the Planctomonas sp. JC2975 genome:
- a CDS encoding MFS transporter, with protein MTQNPATEKVASSRGATAVLVATCISTLVVNANTSAVSILLPAISRDTGTSVDTLQWAVTGYSLMGAAIIVTSGAVGDVFGRKRIFQLGLLLFIASCVFIALSSSGIAVIVGRIIQGAAGATILACGLSLLTVANQGQAQLRAVSLWGAAAAVGAAVGPLVGGVLVDFTGWQGLFWVDAVVALICVLITARGVSESRDEQRPKSIDYLGAVLVALTLAPIILATSLGGQWGWISVPTIVCIVVAVGSAVAFVIVEKRVKVPLLDLALLRNVVLVVSTVAILIGSGTINGLMYLLSLYFQNKDALGMTPFQAGLAMLPATVGLVIIAPLVPRFASRIGGRRVVAIGFLVTAVGFGVIGFVQASWTYAAFVLPLIAIAVGMGLSNGPSSSASTACVPEHQVGSASGVSNMARYIGAAVATAAVATINSSVIASETGAGQKMSHALASGLAAAAWVMAGLSLAGVVMAVLMRRHRMAVGTLQDVAAAAAAGSHTLATTASGSGSAR; from the coding sequence ATGACCCAGAATCCAGCGACCGAGAAGGTCGCCTCTTCACGCGGAGCGACGGCCGTGCTGGTGGCCACCTGCATCTCGACCCTCGTCGTGAACGCGAACACGTCAGCAGTCAGCATCCTCCTGCCGGCCATCAGCCGGGACACCGGTACGTCCGTCGACACGTTGCAATGGGCGGTCACCGGATACTCCTTGATGGGCGCGGCGATCATTGTCACCTCAGGGGCGGTCGGAGACGTGTTCGGTCGTAAGCGGATCTTCCAACTCGGGTTGCTCCTCTTCATCGCCTCCTGTGTGTTCATCGCGCTGTCCAGCTCCGGTATCGCGGTGATCGTGGGAAGGATCATCCAGGGCGCAGCCGGAGCGACGATCCTCGCGTGCGGGCTCAGCCTCCTGACCGTGGCCAACCAGGGTCAGGCTCAGCTGCGCGCGGTCTCGTTATGGGGCGCGGCGGCCGCGGTGGGCGCCGCGGTCGGCCCGCTGGTGGGCGGCGTGCTGGTCGACTTCACTGGCTGGCAGGGACTCTTCTGGGTGGACGCTGTCGTCGCGCTGATCTGCGTGCTGATCACCGCCCGAGGAGTCAGCGAGTCGCGAGACGAGCAGCGGCCGAAATCGATCGACTATCTCGGTGCTGTGCTGGTCGCGCTCACGCTCGCTCCGATCATCCTGGCAACGAGCCTGGGAGGCCAGTGGGGCTGGATCTCTGTGCCCACGATCGTCTGCATCGTCGTGGCCGTGGGCAGTGCCGTCGCGTTCGTCATCGTCGAGAAGCGCGTCAAGGTGCCCTTGCTGGATCTCGCGCTGCTGCGCAACGTCGTCCTGGTCGTTTCCACTGTTGCGATCCTGATCGGGTCGGGAACGATCAACGGTCTGATGTATCTGCTCAGCCTCTACTTCCAGAACAAGGATGCCCTCGGCATGACTCCCTTCCAAGCAGGGCTTGCGATGCTTCCTGCCACGGTGGGCCTCGTGATCATCGCCCCGCTGGTTCCGAGGTTCGCCTCCAGAATCGGAGGACGCCGCGTCGTCGCGATCGGGTTCCTTGTGACGGCCGTCGGATTCGGCGTGATCGGGTTCGTCCAAGCGTCGTGGACCTACGCGGCCTTCGTGCTTCCTTTGATCGCGATCGCTGTCGGCATGGGCCTGTCCAACGGCCCCTCTTCGTCCGCATCCACGGCTTGCGTTCCCGAGCACCAGGTGGGATCCGCGTCCGGCGTCTCGAACATGGCTCGGTACATAGGCGCTGCAGTGGCAACCGCCGCGGTGGCGACCATCAACTCGTCCGTCATCGCGTCGGAGACCGGCGCTGGTCAGAAGATGTCGCACGCGCTGGCGTCCGGCCTTGCCGCCGCCGCATGGGTCATGGCCGGCCTCAGCCTGGCCGGTGTCGTGATGGCCGTGCTCATGAGACGCCATCGGATGGCAGTCGGAACGCTCCAGGATGTCGCCGCTGCCGCTGCCGCCGGCTCCCACACACTTGCCACGACTGCTTCAGGATCCGGCTCGGCCCGGTAG
- a CDS encoding aminopeptidase P family protein, producing MEAESAPFTLDDFRLRMERSAQAAAADGLDGLLITPGPDLLWLTGYQPTAITERLTLLVLRVDAEPQLLVPVLERPDAESAVGAGAVAMSDWRDGVDPYEAATPLLSVDGEYAISDSAWAMHLLGLQHRLPETRYVSVTDRLPMLRAVKDDNELARLEAAGAAADAAFGEIVKVRFAGRKETDVAADLARLLREFGHEQVDFTVVGSGPNGANPHHEAGDRAILAGDMIVLDFGGLKHGYGSDTTRTVCAGDPTDQMREVHDIVRAAQQAAFETVRPGVACQEIDRVARRVISEAGYGDEFIHRTGHGIGMTTHEPPYMVEGEQRPLVPGMCFSIEPGIYLAGRFGVRIEDIVTVTADGGHRLNNSDRGLTIVE from the coding sequence ATGGAAGCTGAATCGGCTCCCTTCACTCTGGATGATTTCCGCCTACGCATGGAGCGGTCGGCGCAGGCCGCCGCGGCGGACGGGCTCGATGGGCTTCTGATAACCCCGGGGCCGGACTTGCTCTGGCTCACGGGCTATCAGCCCACCGCGATAACGGAGCGGCTCACCCTGCTTGTGCTTCGCGTGGATGCGGAACCGCAGCTGCTGGTGCCGGTTCTGGAGCGTCCGGATGCCGAGTCGGCGGTCGGCGCCGGGGCCGTCGCGATGTCTGACTGGCGCGATGGCGTCGATCCCTACGAGGCGGCCACTCCGCTGCTTTCGGTGGATGGTGAGTATGCGATATCCGACTCGGCGTGGGCGATGCACCTGCTCGGGCTGCAGCACCGACTGCCCGAGACCCGGTATGTGTCGGTCACCGACCGGTTGCCCATGTTGCGTGCGGTGAAGGATGACAACGAACTGGCCAGGCTGGAGGCTGCGGGTGCAGCGGCGGATGCCGCCTTCGGGGAGATCGTCAAGGTCCGTTTCGCGGGACGCAAGGAGACAGACGTCGCCGCCGATCTCGCTCGGCTGCTGCGCGAATTCGGGCACGAGCAGGTGGACTTCACCGTGGTGGGCTCGGGCCCCAACGGCGCCAATCCGCACCACGAAGCCGGCGATCGCGCGATCCTCGCCGGCGACATGATCGTCCTCGACTTCGGCGGACTGAAGCACGGGTACGGATCCGATACGACTCGTACCGTGTGCGCGGGCGATCCAACGGATCAGATGCGCGAGGTGCACGACATCGTCCGGGCGGCTCAGCAGGCTGCGTTCGAAACAGTGCGGCCGGGCGTGGCGTGTCAGGAGATCGACCGCGTCGCTCGTCGGGTGATCTCGGAGGCGGGTTACGGCGACGAATTCATCCATCGCACCGGCCATGGCATCGGGATGACGACCCATGAGCCTCCCTATATGGTCGAGGGCGAGCAGAGGCCGCTCGTTCCGGGGATGTGCTTCTCCATCGAACCGGGGATCTACCTAGCGGGCCGATTCGGTGTGCGCATCGAGGACATCGTCACGGTGACCGCGGATGGCGGGCACCGGCTCAACAACAGCGATCGCGGACTGACCATCGTCGAGTGA
- a CDS encoding GrpB family protein, translating into MDRIHIEDYDPAWPSLFHEQQQALADALCEVLVRPIEHIGSTSVPGLPAKPIIDMLAVVRRYEDVRPVLPILSDAGWRLAPEPGDEGARKYSLCFPSIERRTHHLHVVEPAWGWRDLLLYRDYLRAHPQAVAEYAILKRRLAALDDEDRPKYRAAKAPFIKKTLEAAKEWQPLAPTTTYE; encoded by the coding sequence TTGGACCGGATTCATATCGAGGACTACGACCCAGCGTGGCCGTCTCTCTTCCACGAACAGCAGCAGGCACTCGCGGACGCTCTTTGCGAAGTTCTGGTGCGGCCGATCGAGCACATCGGCAGTACCTCGGTGCCAGGCCTTCCTGCCAAACCGATCATCGACATGCTCGCTGTCGTTCGCCGGTACGAAGACGTCCGCCCCGTTCTGCCGATCCTCTCCGACGCCGGATGGCGGCTCGCTCCTGAACCGGGCGACGAGGGCGCACGCAAGTACTCGCTGTGCTTTCCGAGCATCGAGCGGCGCACGCACCATCTTCACGTCGTCGAACCCGCGTGGGGGTGGCGCGACCTCTTGTTGTATCGCGACTACCTGCGCGCGCATCCGCAGGCGGTCGCCGAATACGCCATCCTGAAGCGCCGGCTTGCGGCGCTCGACGACGAGGACCGCCCGAAGTACAGGGCAGCCAAGGCGCCCTTCATCAAAAAGACCCTTGAGGCCGCGAAGGAATGGCAGCCTCTCGCACCGACGACGACGTATGAGTGA
- a CDS encoding helix-turn-helix transcriptional regulator, whose amino-acid sequence MTAELAHSRTIDVQYVAEVILNGDLVMAAVASTLVRAARKSRRLTQEQLAKRVRIDQATVSRSERGREAEFATVDRLLAGAGHRLYSAPTRRDDAATVAAEIRDRLRAGDKDRALRSLIQLNDDLLAERGLVRGVLGLAEPETTTDPVWDAALAALVAWRLDEEKLPSPDWVNAPSRFVREPRGLEIDSADPVPPASEVPAEFAKRGVLVWHDTFASV is encoded by the coding sequence GTGACCGCAGAGCTCGCCCATTCGCGGACCATTGACGTACAATATGTCGCAGAAGTCATATTGAATGGAGACTTGGTCATGGCTGCGGTTGCATCGACTCTGGTTCGCGCTGCCCGTAAAAGCCGACGGCTCACCCAGGAGCAGCTAGCCAAGCGGGTGCGCATTGACCAGGCCACTGTTTCGCGGTCAGAGCGTGGACGCGAAGCCGAGTTCGCCACGGTCGATCGTCTGCTTGCCGGTGCGGGTCATCGGCTCTACTCGGCGCCGACTCGTCGGGATGACGCCGCGACAGTTGCGGCGGAGATCCGTGACCGGCTCCGTGCCGGGGATAAGGACCGCGCCCTGCGCTCGCTCATCCAGCTGAACGACGACCTACTCGCCGAGCGAGGCCTTGTTCGCGGTGTGCTCGGTCTCGCCGAGCCGGAGACGACTACGGATCCCGTGTGGGACGCGGCGCTTGCTGCTCTGGTGGCGTGGCGGTTGGACGAAGAGAAGCTGCCGTCGCCGGATTGGGTCAACGCACCGAGCCGGTTCGTACGGGAGCCCCGCGGGCTCGAGATTGATTCTGCTGACCCTGTGCCGCCCGCTTCCGAGGTGCCAGCAGAGTTTGCCAAGCGTGGGGTCCTCGTCTGGCATGACACCTTCGCGAGCGTCTGA
- a CDS encoding MFS transporter, with the protein MSVLLGRRAGDASLTSSLVFVSIASGLFLPLSLVFFTEVTTIPLSVVGVIVGVSGLTSVPVPAVAGRLADRYGATRLVMLSQAIQALAFVGYVFAREPLSVFVVTALMSMGGRLFWSTIFVAVADHAGAEGRQQHWFAVTNIARTAGIAAGGLITGIALTVPGTAVYIVLAAVAAGCLGASAVLMLPVRARPSSTRPSTPGSPPSLSRSKGGMLRDARFFGLLITNTVFAMSTLLLGLTIPVVVRNALSGPGWLSSFLLVGNALLVSSLGIAGARYAVRRRPFSVLKVAAVCWAVGCTLLAVAASTTLPVAMALLTATIVAFSFAEILHAPTSVAIVSSMAPMSRRGNYLAMWQYSFMAAEIIGPVLFATLFAVQHAAPFVVVLALNLTTVPALLLVQRPSRSNQRTILDGNQAEADS; encoded by the coding sequence ATGTCTGTCCTTCTCGGGCGACGCGCAGGTGACGCGTCGCTGACTTCTTCCCTCGTCTTCGTCTCCATCGCCAGTGGCCTGTTCCTGCCGCTCTCGTTGGTGTTCTTCACCGAAGTCACCACCATTCCGTTGAGCGTGGTCGGCGTCATCGTCGGGGTGTCCGGCCTCACATCGGTTCCGGTTCCCGCCGTGGCCGGGCGTCTCGCCGATCGGTATGGCGCGACGCGACTCGTCATGCTCTCTCAGGCGATTCAGGCCCTCGCCTTCGTCGGGTATGTCTTCGCCCGGGAGCCGTTGAGCGTCTTCGTCGTAACCGCACTGATGTCGATGGGTGGCCGGCTGTTCTGGTCCACGATCTTCGTGGCGGTCGCCGATCACGCCGGCGCGGAGGGTCGCCAACAGCATTGGTTCGCCGTCACGAACATTGCACGCACGGCGGGGATCGCTGCGGGGGGACTCATCACCGGCATCGCACTCACCGTTCCCGGCACGGCCGTCTACATCGTGCTCGCGGCCGTGGCGGCGGGGTGCCTCGGGGCATCCGCAGTGCTCATGCTGCCCGTTAGGGCACGCCCGTCGTCGACGCGGCCCTCGACGCCGGGGTCGCCACCATCCCTGTCCCGATCCAAAGGCGGCATGCTACGTGATGCCCGGTTTTTCGGCCTTCTCATCACCAACACGGTGTTCGCCATGTCGACGCTGCTCCTCGGTCTCACAATTCCGGTGGTCGTGCGCAACGCGCTCAGCGGCCCGGGATGGCTGAGCTCGTTCCTGCTCGTGGGCAACGCGCTCCTGGTTTCGAGCCTCGGCATCGCGGGTGCGCGGTACGCGGTGCGGCGTCGACCCTTCAGCGTGCTCAAAGTGGCTGCAGTCTGCTGGGCTGTCGGATGCACCCTCCTGGCGGTGGCAGCGTCCACAACTCTCCCCGTCGCAATGGCCTTGCTCACCGCCACCATCGTCGCATTCAGCTTCGCGGAGATCCTGCACGCCCCAACATCGGTCGCCATAGTGAGCTCGATGGCCCCCATGAGCCGCCGCGGGAATTACCTGGCCATGTGGCAGTACTCGTTCATGGCGGCCGAAATCATCGGTCCTGTGCTGTTCGCCACTCTCTTCGCCGTGCAGCACGCGGCACCATTCGTCGTCGTCCTCGCGCTGAACCTGACCACAGTCCCCGCGCTCTTACTCGTGCAGCGACCATCCAGGTCGAACCAGCGCACCATCCTCGATGGCAACCAAGCAGAGGCCGACTCGTAA
- a CDS encoding alpha/beta hydrolase: MVTTTANLTRRLLAAAAALLLATVLMLAPNMASAAPAASTAKPTIVLVHGAWADSSSWAGVTAILQQAGYPVLVAPNDLRSLSGDSAELDSFLAQRTTGPVVLVGHSYGGAVVTDAATTAPNVRALVYVDAFIPDQAESLQTIIGKSTSALNVPDPTTVFDVNTYPGAPQNDADVYLKPSTFAADFAQDVPAAARNVLEAGQLPITLNALGEPSTAPAWKTIPSWAVIGTADKVLPAATQLAMATRAHATITKINASHLSLVSHPLQVAGVILTAARSVY; encoded by the coding sequence ATGGTCACCACAACCGCAAACCTCACACGCCGACTCCTCGCCGCAGCGGCCGCCCTTCTCCTCGCAACCGTCCTCATGCTCGCCCCGAACATGGCCTCAGCGGCCCCGGCCGCCAGCACCGCGAAACCCACCATCGTGCTCGTGCACGGGGCATGGGCCGACTCCTCCAGCTGGGCCGGGGTGACCGCCATCCTGCAACAGGCCGGATACCCCGTCCTCGTGGCGCCGAACGACCTGCGAAGCCTCTCCGGCGACAGCGCCGAATTGGATTCCTTCCTTGCCCAACGCACCACCGGGCCCGTCGTCCTGGTCGGCCACTCCTACGGAGGAGCCGTCGTCACCGACGCCGCGACAACCGCACCCAACGTGCGCGCCCTCGTCTACGTCGACGCGTTCATTCCCGACCAGGCCGAGAGCCTGCAGACCATCATCGGGAAATCCACGTCGGCGCTCAACGTGCCCGACCCGACCACCGTGTTCGACGTCAACACCTACCCCGGCGCCCCGCAGAACGACGCCGATGTGTACCTGAAACCGTCCACGTTCGCCGCCGACTTCGCCCAAGACGTGCCCGCCGCCGCGCGCAACGTACTCGAAGCAGGACAACTTCCCATCACCCTGAACGCGCTCGGGGAGCCATCCACCGCTCCCGCTTGGAAGACCATCCCCTCCTGGGCAGTCATCGGTACCGCAGACAAAGTGCTCCCCGCCGCCACCCAACTCGCCATGGCGACACGAGCACACGCCACCATCACCAAGATCAACGCCTCACACCTGTCCCTGGTCTCACACCCACTCCAGGTCGCAGGCGTCATCCTGACTGCGGCGCGCAGCGTCTACTAG
- a CDS encoding alpha/beta hydrolase, with protein sequence MENTKRSVVFIHGLWLAASSWQPWIDYFTARGYDARALLWPGEPTDINQARSNPDAMAGVGIEEVADFCIQQLAALEDEPIIIGHSFGGMIAEKLLGENHGSAAIAIDAAQIKGVLPLPLSSLKSTLPVFKNPANKHRAVSLDAREFRYSFGNALDEDESNTLWEKWNIPSPGQPLFEAAGANFAKNSPDEVDTSNDSRGPLLLVMGGKDHTVPEAITKSTLKQYRHSSAETDLIEFADRGHSLTIDHGWEEIAAACIDWIDKTVFHTVVEAEQTL encoded by the coding sequence ATGGAAAACACGAAACGGTCCGTGGTGTTCATCCACGGGCTCTGGCTCGCCGCATCATCCTGGCAACCATGGATCGACTACTTCACCGCTCGCGGATACGACGCCCGAGCCCTGCTTTGGCCGGGAGAACCAACAGACATCAACCAGGCACGATCCAACCCGGACGCCATGGCCGGCGTCGGCATCGAGGAAGTCGCCGACTTCTGCATCCAACAGCTGGCCGCACTCGAGGACGAGCCGATCATCATCGGGCACTCCTTCGGCGGGATGATCGCCGAGAAACTGCTCGGCGAGAACCACGGAAGCGCCGCGATCGCGATCGACGCCGCCCAGATCAAGGGCGTGCTGCCACTGCCGCTGTCGTCGTTGAAGTCGACGTTGCCGGTGTTCAAGAACCCCGCGAACAAACACCGTGCCGTCTCCCTCGACGCCCGTGAGTTCCGCTACAGCTTCGGCAACGCACTTGACGAAGACGAATCGAACACGCTCTGGGAGAAATGGAACATCCCCTCACCCGGACAGCCACTCTTCGAGGCCGCCGGCGCGAACTTCGCGAAGAACTCACCCGACGAGGTCGACACCAGCAACGACAGCCGAGGTCCACTTCTGCTGGTCATGGGCGGCAAAGACCACACCGTGCCTGAGGCGATCACGAAATCCACCCTCAAGCAGTACCGGCACTCCAGTGCGGAAACCGACCTCATCGAGTTCGCCGACCGCGGGCACTCCCTCACCATCGACCACGGCTGGGAAGAGATCGCCGCCGCGTGTATCGACTGGATCGACAAGACCGTGTTCCACACGGTCGTGGAAGCAGAGCAGACACTCTAA
- a CDS encoding LuxR family transcriptional regulator yields the protein MRNGDTPQLIGRAPHLQTLQDAVDRARHGDGSCVVVVGDAGAGKSSLLDAVLAQAQQESAEGAGWRVLTASGVQAEAQLPYAALHSVLRPVMERTATIPAGQRAALRAAFGMEDAAGSEPFLIALATLSALSDEAANRPVLLVIDDAHWLDRPSQDVIGFLARRVGRERIALVLATRPGESTFPQQPGVTVLAADPLNEEQAGTLLDRTGPQLSATDRQHVLDEAAGIPLALVELPAMWATQRVGDRPRRPGGVPLNDRLEQSFVYRLQDLPDRTRDSLLVAAIDSETRTPEILAAASRLASRTLDISVLDPAQRAGLIRYDESQIRFRHPLVRSGIVQREPAARVQNAHRALAEVLDDEPYRQVWHRAYSVVGPDDSIADDLEHAHTESLRRGSAPAAIAALERSAELTQNPQVKGRRLLLAAEHAFSLGRADLVDRLVSAASVLPLTPLDRGRMEWLSEIFNDGVPGDGARIFELAELAADAAASADTDLALNLLMGAALRCWWAEPGDRARHHVVEVTQRLSHAETDPRYTAVLAVADPLHSATTAKRLYDAVVLETLTDANQLRLYGMAAHAVSDPEAVIDFLSRAESRLREQGRLAMLSHAVTMQILNHIELGNWDQAVTCSAEGLLLAQESGQPVWDTGTHSLKAIVEALRGNHEESEAIAARAELEANGRRLSDLLACVLIARGFAALTDGRPSDALDLLLRVFDEHDIAYHPTERFHAVAYLAEAAVRSGRHDDIRNLIQVLDAEAAITPSPTLHVHLDYAHAVLEPDSRAEAVYRKALADVPIRWSLARARLELAFGSWLRRQRRVAESRGMLRSAAATLTSIGADYWSEQARNELRAAGERLTDTPAAGVETLSAQELQIARLAAQGLSNREIGARLFLSPRTVGSHLYRIFPKLGVSSRAQLAARLQPA from the coding sequence GTGAGAAACGGTGACACCCCCCAGCTGATCGGTCGCGCCCCGCACCTACAAACCTTGCAGGATGCGGTCGACCGCGCCCGCCACGGCGATGGTAGCTGTGTTGTGGTGGTCGGTGACGCCGGCGCCGGCAAGTCGAGCCTGCTTGATGCGGTGCTCGCCCAGGCGCAGCAGGAAAGCGCCGAGGGCGCCGGTTGGCGGGTCCTGACCGCTTCCGGTGTGCAGGCGGAAGCCCAACTGCCGTACGCGGCACTTCACAGCGTGCTGCGGCCGGTGATGGAACGCACCGCCACCATTCCCGCCGGTCAACGCGCCGCTCTCCGGGCGGCGTTCGGCATGGAGGACGCAGCCGGGTCCGAACCGTTCCTGATCGCCCTGGCCACGCTCAGTGCGCTCTCCGACGAAGCCGCTAACCGGCCGGTCCTGCTGGTCATCGATGACGCGCATTGGCTGGACCGGCCCAGCCAGGACGTCATCGGATTCCTCGCCCGACGTGTCGGCCGGGAACGGATCGCTCTCGTCCTGGCGACCCGACCAGGAGAGTCCACCTTCCCTCAGCAGCCCGGTGTCACCGTCCTTGCAGCGGACCCGCTCAACGAGGAACAAGCCGGCACCCTCCTGGACCGCACCGGGCCGCAGCTTTCAGCCACGGACCGGCAGCACGTGCTCGACGAAGCCGCCGGCATCCCGCTCGCATTGGTCGAACTCCCCGCAATGTGGGCCACGCAGCGCGTCGGCGACCGCCCCCGAAGGCCCGGTGGTGTGCCGCTGAACGACCGGTTGGAGCAGTCCTTCGTCTACCGACTCCAGGATCTGCCTGACCGCACCCGCGACTCCTTGCTGGTGGCGGCCATCGACTCCGAGACCCGCACTCCCGAGATCCTCGCCGCTGCGTCTCGGCTGGCCTCCAGGACGCTGGATATCAGCGTCCTGGACCCGGCACAGAGGGCGGGACTGATCCGTTACGACGAATCTCAGATCCGGTTCCGGCACCCGTTGGTGCGATCCGGGATCGTGCAACGCGAGCCCGCGGCCCGGGTGCAGAACGCCCACCGCGCGTTGGCCGAGGTCCTCGACGACGAGCCTTACCGTCAGGTGTGGCATCGTGCGTACTCGGTCGTCGGCCCGGACGACAGCATCGCCGACGACCTAGAGCACGCCCACACGGAATCTTTGCGACGCGGATCCGCTCCCGCCGCCATCGCAGCACTAGAACGATCGGCTGAACTCACCCAGAACCCGCAAGTGAAGGGCCGCCGGCTTCTGCTGGCCGCCGAGCACGCCTTCAGTCTCGGCCGCGCCGACCTCGTGGACCGGCTCGTGTCCGCCGCATCCGTCCTCCCACTGACGCCCTTGGACCGCGGCCGGATGGAATGGCTCAGCGAGATCTTCAACGACGGTGTGCCCGGAGACGGCGCCCGGATCTTCGAACTCGCCGAACTCGCCGCGGACGCGGCCGCCAGCGCAGATACCGACCTCGCCCTGAACCTGTTGATGGGCGCCGCATTACGGTGCTGGTGGGCTGAGCCCGGCGACAGAGCCCGGCATCACGTCGTCGAAGTGACACAACGGCTCAGCCACGCCGAAACCGACCCACGGTACACGGCCGTCCTCGCTGTCGCCGACCCGCTGCACAGCGCGACAACCGCGAAACGGCTCTACGACGCCGTCGTGCTGGAAACCCTGACCGACGCGAACCAGCTGCGACTGTACGGAATGGCCGCCCACGCCGTCAGCGATCCGGAAGCGGTCATCGACTTCCTCTCCCGCGCCGAATCACGGCTGAGGGAACAAGGGCGGCTCGCGATGCTCTCGCACGCCGTCACCATGCAGATCCTGAATCACATCGAACTGGGCAACTGGGACCAGGCCGTCACCTGCAGCGCCGAAGGACTGCTGCTGGCCCAAGAGTCCGGGCAGCCCGTCTGGGACACCGGCACCCACAGTCTGAAAGCGATCGTCGAAGCGCTGCGCGGCAACCATGAAGAGTCCGAAGCGATCGCAGCCCGCGCCGAGCTGGAAGCCAACGGGCGTCGGCTCAGCGACCTCCTGGCGTGTGTGCTGATCGCCAGAGGGTTCGCCGCGCTCACCGACGGTCGTCCTTCCGACGCGCTGGACCTGCTTCTGCGGGTCTTCGACGAACACGACATCGCCTACCACCCGACAGAACGATTCCACGCCGTCGCCTACCTCGCAGAAGCCGCCGTGCGCTCCGGCAGACATGACGACATCCGAAACCTGATCCAGGTGCTCGACGCTGAGGCGGCAATCACGCCCTCGCCGACGCTGCACGTTCACCTCGACTACGCCCACGCCGTCCTCGAACCGGACAGCCGCGCCGAGGCCGTCTATCGGAAGGCATTGGCCGACGTGCCGATCCGATGGTCACTGGCGAGGGCACGACTGGAGCTCGCGTTCGGGTCCTGGCTGCGCAGGCAACGCCGGGTCGCCGAATCCCGGGGCATGCTGCGCTCCGCGGCCGCCACACTGACCTCGATCGGCGCCGACTACTGGAGCGAACAAGCCCGCAACGAGCTCCGTGCGGCAGGCGAACGCCTCACCGACACGCCCGCCGCCGGAGTCGAAACGCTCTCCGCGCAGGAGCTCCAGATCGCACGGCTGGCCGCTCAAGGCCTTTCCAACCGGGAGATCGGTGCACGACTGTTCCTCTCACCCCGAACCGTCGGCTCCCACCTCTACCGAATCTTCCCTAAGCTCGGGGTCTCCTCCCGAGCACAGCTTGCTGCCCGTCTGCAACCGGCATAA